A single genomic interval of Argopecten irradians isolate NY chromosome 8, Ai_NY, whole genome shotgun sequence harbors:
- the LOC138330394 gene encoding serine/arginine-rich splicing factor 7-like produces MSRGNSLDSKVYVGDISRDASEKELERAFGYYGPLRNVWVARNPAGFAFIEFEDPRDADDAVRGMDGTTICGSRVRVEHSTGKVRPKPWLRASRGPPRSRRPFHPDDKCYECGGRGHYAYDCPRVNSRQSSSSRRSNRRSRSRSRSRSRSPRGRRSRSYSRSPSRSRSPRYKKRSMTRSRTRSPVHRSRSRSRD; encoded by the exons ATGTCCCGTGGCAATAGCCTTGATTCCAAAGTGTATGTTGGAGATATCTCCAGAGATGCCTCGGAGAAAGAGCTTGAAAGAGCATTTGGCTACTATGGCCCTTTGAGGAATGTTTGGGTAGCCAGAAATCCTGCTGGCTTTGCCTTTATTGAGTTTGAGGACCCAAGAGATGCAGATGATGCAGTTCGAGGGATGGATGGCAC AACCATCTGTGGAAGCCGTGTACGTGTAGAACACTCTACTGGAAAAGTGCGTCCAAAACCTTGGCTACGAGCATCCCGAGGCCCACCTCGGAGTCGACGTCCTTTCCATCCAGACGACAAATGTTATGAATGTGGGGGGCGGGGACATTATGCCTATGATTGTCCAAGAGTCAACAGTAGACAAAGCAGTTCTTCTAGACGATCCAACAGAAGATCTCG GTCGAGGTCACGGTCGAGGTCAAGGAGCCCCCGTGGTAGGAGAAGCAGGAGTTACTCAAGGAGTCCATCTCGCAGTCGTTCACCACGATACAAGAAGCGCAGCATGACCAGAAGCAG
- the LOC138330393 gene encoding probable splicing factor, arginine/serine-rich 6, with translation MGRSRSRSRSYGRNRRSRSDSYDSRSPSPEEGFRVHVSDLGIDPSKREIERSFDRFGPIMEVWVARNPPCFAFIVYRYKEDAERAIREMDGKTMSGGRVRCSFARPRTRGRRSRGFDPNLRCYTCGEKGHFSRDCIEIWRQRRRNNSRDRGYRRRSKSRSRSRSRSRDRSRRSRRSRSRSRRKSRSESRSRRKSRSRSKRRNKHSRSRSRSNSRSKRRRKDRSRTPEDKHRSKKEERENDKEEQDKQDDREKDENNRSRSPSREKEANGSPARSRSRSREKRSASPARDERSRSHSVEKKSRSPERVEDDKSRSVSRSPKRSASQSPDRRGDDNVDNMEQDENAD, from the exons ATGGGGAGGTCAAGGTCCCGCAGCAGAAGTTATGGTCGAAACAGAAGAAGTCGAAGTGACAGTTATGACAGTCGCAGTCCATCTCCTGAAGAAGGCTTTCGTGTCCATGTGTCTGACCTCGGCATTGACCCATCAAAACGAGAAATAGAGAGAAGCTTTGACCGATTTGGTCCTATTATGGAAGTGTGGGTGGCAAGGAATCCGCCCTGTTTTGCATTCATTGTTTATAGATACAAAGAGGATGCAGAGAGAGCTATACGAGAAATGGATGGCAA AACAATGTCTGGAGGCAGGGTACGCTGTTCATTTGCACGTCCACGAACACGAGGTCGACGGAGTCGTGGCTTTGACCCCAATTTACGATGTTACACATGTGGAGAAAAAGGTCACTTCTCCCGAGATTGTATAGAGATATGGAGACAAAGACGCCGTAACAACAGCAg AGACCGCGGCTATCGACGTAGAAGCAAATCAAGGTCACGTTCGAGGTCAAGGTCGAGAGACAGGTCTCGTCGGTCAAGGAGGAGCAGGAGTCGTAGTCGAAGGAAGAGTAGGAGTGAAAGTCGTAGTAGGCGCAAGTCTAGGAGTAGGAGTAAGAGGAGGAATAAGCATAGCAGGAGCAG ATCAAGGTCAAACTCAAGGTCAAAGAGGAGGAGGAAGGACAGAAGTAGGACACCAGAGGATAAACATCGGAGTAAGAAAGAGGAGAGAGAGAATGACAAAGAAGAGCAAGATAAACAGGACGACAGGGAGAAGGATGAAAACAACAGATCTCGATCACCCAGCAGAGAAAAGGAAGCCAATGGCAGCCCTGCAAGGTcgaggtcaaggtcaagagaGAAAAGGTCAGCTTCACCCGCTAGAGatgaaaggtcaaggtcacattcTGTGGAGAAAAAATCGCGATCTCCTGAAAGAGTTGAGGATGATAAGTCTAGGTCTGTCAGCCGTAGTCCTAAACGGTCAGCGTCACAGAGTCCTGATCGTCGTGGCGACGATAACGTCGACAATATGGAACAGGATGAAAACGCTGACTAA